A section of the Candidatus Zixiibacteriota bacterium genome encodes:
- a CDS encoding right-handed parallel beta-helix repeat-containing protein, protein MKRLFILTMLFIAVAVISLSATIINIPADYATIQSGIDVSSDGDTVLVQPGTYVENINFNGHGIILASLFLISGDTSHIHETIINGDSVETVIKIWSFPPHEFDQWPTILGFTICNGRGEYGGGISCRYASPFITNNVITQNSTNRSGGGIFCWSGSNPIIVNNVISNNFALEGGGLWICYSYPTIDSNNIISNIAITMGGGISINCCSYDTLVISNTTIACNEADYGGGVSAEYSTFEMSNVTITENLCVQSGAGLYLDISYPTILNTIFWSNDASEIHINDEHSDPIITYCDIQGTLWPGEGNISTDPLFCDSDNLNFWLAENSPCVETGQDEMNIGAYGVGCEATDILEDIVSLPLNCLLKQNYPNPFNASTTISYSLSHFVNVKLDVYDPLGRHIETIIDIDQSAGHYQVIWNAGGFPSGIYFYKIQAGDFIDTKKMLLLK, encoded by the coding sequence ATGAAACGATTATTCATCTTAACTATGCTGTTCATTGCTGTTGCGGTGATATCATTATCAGCGACAATAATTAATATCCCTGCGGATTATGCCACAATCCAAAGCGGTATTGACGTCAGTTCCGATGGGGATACTGTGCTGGTACAGCCAGGGACTTATGTTGAGAATATCAACTTCAATGGGCATGGTATTATACTTGCCTCACTTTTTCTAATTTCTGGCGATACATCCCACATTCATGAAACAATTATTAATGGAGATTCGGTAGAGACAGTAATAAAAATATGGAGTTTTCCTCCTCATGAATTTGACCAATGGCCTACTATTCTTGGATTTACAATTTGTAACGGACGCGGTGAATATGGAGGCGGTATTAGTTGTCGTTATGCAAGTCCATTTATTACTAATAATGTTATTACCCAAAACTCAACCAATAGAAGCGGCGGGGGAATCTTTTGTTGGAGTGGTTCTAATCCTATAATTGTAAACAATGTTATTTCCAATAATTTTGCGTTAGAAGGTGGGGGTCTTTGGATATGCTATTCATATCCTACAATTGACTCTAACAATATTATTTCTAATATCGCTATTACAATGGGTGGAGGAATCTCTATTAATTGTTGTAGTTATGACACTTTAGTAATTTCTAATACTACCATTGCATGCAATGAAGCCGATTATGGTGGTGGTGTTAGTGCTGAATATTCCACTTTCGAAATGTCCAATGTCACTATTACGGAAAATTTATGTGTTCAATCTGGAGCGGGCCTATATTTAGACATCTCTTACCCAACAATCTTGAATACAATATTTTGGTCTAATGACGCATCCGAAATTCATATTAATGATGAACATTCGGATCCCATAATCACTTACTGTGATATTCAAGGTACTCTCTGGCCAGGTGAAGGTAATATTAGTACTGATCCTTTATTCTGTGATTCCGATAATCTAAATTTTTGGTTAGCGGAGAACTCGCCCTGTGTTGAAACTGGTCAAGATGAAATGAATATAGGTGCATATGGAGTCGGTTGCGAAGCTACTGATATATTAGAGGATATTGTCAGTTTGCCATTAAATTGTTTACTGAAACAAAACTATCCGAATCCCTTCAACGCTTCAACAACTATCAGTTACTCTCTTTCCCACTTTGTTAATGTTAAGCTTGATGTTTATGATCCTCTTGGTCGCCACATTGAAACTATAATTGATATTGATCAATCTGCCGGACATTATCAAGTAATTTGGAATGCTGGCGGTTTTCCATCAGGAATATATTTCTATAAAATCCAAGCCGGTGATTTCATTGATACAAAGAAGATGCTTCTGCTGAAGTAA
- a CDS encoding helix-turn-helix transcriptional regulator → MDILVLLGNRIRQLRKNLKLTQSRLADKAGLSTNFIALLEKGKRSASVDTLFRISKVLKVELKELFDFPEKKTKVQLATDELVKLLKRKPADDILMVKDIADIILRWKSPKKKRN, encoded by the coding sequence ATGGATATTCTTGTTTTACTTGGAAATAGAATCAGACAACTTCGGAAAAACCTGAAATTAACTCAATCGCGCTTGGCGGATAAGGCTGGTTTGAGCACAAATTTCATTGCTCTCCTTGAGAAAGGCAAACGGTCTGCCTCCGTGGATACGCTGTTCAGAATATCCAAAGTCCTCAAGGTTGAGTTGAAGGAACTGTTCGATTTCCCAGAGAAGAAGACAAAGGTTCAGCTTGCCACTGATGAATTGGTGAAGCTTCTTAAGCGGAAACCTGCTGATGATATTCTGATGGTTAAAGATATTGCTGATATAATTCTTCGCTGGAAAAGCCCGAAGAAGAAACGTAACTAA